In Palleronia sp. LCG004, a single window of DNA contains:
- a CDS encoding PepSY domain-containing protein: MTTTTMNPPRNSALYRAVWRWHFFAGLIVLPFVILIAVTGGIYLFKDEINNAAYSERRFVTPAETQAMAPSAITEAALEAHPGSLVAYFPPSAPDRTAQVKIAGEDGLTDTVYVNPYDATVIASAWDAGPSGSTPMWLVRKLHSLEYVGWWGNRIIEAVAGWMVLLVATGIYLWWPRGRKVGVMAPRRTSGRPWWRDIHAVTGIYTAGFILFLALTGLPWSGVWGKYFYDLSYAAGLGMTDGYWSNLPTSDLPAGEAMEQTPWIMEHHGMPMSGGTDGVPAALDDVVATVEAAGLHPGYEVAMPSGATGVFTASVYPDDISQERVIHLDQYTGEVLLDLGISDLGTLGWMAEWGVSIHMGQQFGLANQIVLLVACIAIVLMSVSAIVMWWKRRPAGSLGAPAVPSDHRIPHAVLLMAIAAGLFFPLVGLTLLVVAAIELMLHFATSRRTA, translated from the coding sequence ATGACCACCACGACCATGAACCCACCGCGCAATTCCGCGCTTTACCGCGCCGTCTGGCGCTGGCATTTCTTCGCCGGGCTGATCGTCCTGCCCTTCGTGATCCTGATCGCCGTGACCGGCGGGATCTATCTCTTCAAGGACGAGATCAACAACGCGGCCTATTCCGAGCGACGCTTCGTCACCCCCGCCGAGACGCAGGCGATGGCACCTTCTGCGATCACAGAAGCCGCGCTCGAGGCCCATCCGGGGTCTCTCGTCGCCTATTTCCCGCCTTCCGCACCGGACCGCACGGCGCAGGTGAAGATCGCCGGCGAGGATGGCCTCACGGATACGGTCTACGTGAACCCGTACGACGCCACGGTCATCGCCTCCGCATGGGATGCCGGACCGTCGGGATCGACGCCCATGTGGCTCGTCCGCAAGCTGCATTCGCTCGAATATGTCGGCTGGTGGGGCAACCGGATCATCGAGGCCGTCGCGGGCTGGATGGTGCTTCTGGTAGCAACGGGCATCTACCTCTGGTGGCCGCGGGGACGGAAGGTCGGGGTGATGGCCCCCCGCCGGACGAGCGGCCGCCCCTGGTGGCGTGACATCCACGCGGTGACCGGCATCTACACTGCCGGGTTCATCCTCTTCCTCGCGCTGACCGGGCTGCCGTGGTCGGGCGTATGGGGCAAGTATTTCTACGATCTGTCCTACGCGGCGGGCCTCGGGATGACCGACGGATACTGGTCGAACCTGCCCACGTCGGACCTGCCCGCGGGCGAAGCGATGGAACAAACCCCCTGGATCATGGAGCATCACGGAATGCCGATGTCGGGCGGCACCGACGGCGTTCCGGCAGCACTCGACGATGTGGTGGCGACGGTCGAGGCCGCGGGCCTCCACCCGGGCTACGAGGTCGCAATGCCGTCGGGAGCGACGGGCGTCTTCACGGCATCCGTCTATCCCGACGACATATCGCAGGAACGCGTGATCCATCTCGACCAGTATACCGGCGAGGTCCTGCTCGACCTGGGAATCTCCGACCTCGGCACGCTCGGCTGGATGGCGGAGTGGGGCGTCTCGATCCATATGGGCCAGCAATTCGGCTTGGCGAACCAGATCGTGTTGCTGGTGGCCTGCATTGCCATCGTGCTGATGTCGGTCTCGGCCATCGTCATGTGGTGGAAGCGCCGCCCGGCGGGATCGCTCGGCGCTCCGGCCGTACCATCGGACCATCGCATACCGCATGCGGTCCTGCTGATGGCGATCGCGGCAGGCCTTTTCTTCCCGCTCGTGGGCCTGACGCTCCTCGTCGTGGCTGCGATCGAACTGATGTTGCACTTCGCGACGAGCCGTCGCACGGCTTAG
- a CDS encoding DUF2946 family protein, producing the protein MPFRRTLLLATLLVVALASVVSAAAMAPERGDGKLAAYLASGGSLHDLCADHSSHEDHHCPFCHAVPGPPTVRFAPSADRVVCDEVGRDRGHQAARPLAGNPYLSARAPPQPG; encoded by the coding sequence TTGCCATTCCGCCGTACGCTTCTGCTCGCGACCCTTCTCGTGGTCGCGCTGGCCAGCGTCGTCTCGGCCGCCGCGATGGCACCCGAACGGGGCGATGGGAAGCTTGCGGCCTATCTCGCGAGCGGCGGCTCGCTCCATGATCTCTGTGCGGATCATTCTTCCCACGAGGATCATCATTGCCCGTTCTGCCACGCGGTACCCGGTCCTCCGACCGTCCGGTTCGCGCCCAGCGCCGACCGTGTGGTGTGCGATGAGGTCGGGCGCGATCGCGGGCATCAGGCCGCCCGGCCATTGGCCGGAAACCCCTACCTTTCGGCGCGTGCCCCTCCGCAACCGGGCTGA
- a CDS encoding AAA family ATPase produces MLKPPSNPRHVILSGCSGGGKSTLLAELRRRGFATVEEPGRRIVAEERRGDGTALPWVDLGAFARRAIAMASADREDVTGTEGWVFFDRGLVDAAVALEHADGVATSETLAGLARFHNQVFLTPPWPEIHRLDGERQQDLNEGIAEYHRLREAYRRLDYVPVILPKVDVEDRADFLLTCLS; encoded by the coding sequence ATGTTGAAACCTCCTTCCAATCCCAGGCACGTCATTCTCTCGGGGTGTTCCGGCGGGGGAAAGTCGACGCTGCTGGCCGAACTGCGCCGGCGGGGCTTCGCCACCGTGGAGGAACCGGGCCGCAGGATCGTGGCGGAAGAGCGTCGCGGCGACGGAACGGCATTGCCGTGGGTCGACCTCGGTGCCTTCGCAAGGCGCGCCATCGCGATGGCCTCGGCCGACCGGGAGGACGTGACCGGTACGGAAGGATGGGTCTTCTTCGACCGCGGCCTCGTCGATGCGGCAGTGGCGCTGGAGCACGCGGACGGGGTCGCGACCTCGGAGACGCTTGCAGGGCTTGCCCGCTTTCACAACCAAGTATTTCTGACGCCGCCATGGCCGGAGATCCACCGGCTGGACGGCGAACGGCAGCAGGATCTGAATGAGGGTATTGCCGAATACCATCGCCTCCGCGAGGCATACCGTCGGCTGGATTACGTTCCGGTCATCCTGCCCAAGGTCGATGTCGAGGACCGAGCGGACTTCCTTTTGACCTGCCTTTCCTGA
- a CDS encoding aldo/keto reductase, with translation MVDRRQANILPARNLGRNGPTVSAIGYGAMGITEYYGSDTTNDAVKTIRHAHEIGVTFFDTAELYGWGHNERVVGEALAPVRDDVVIATKFGWTRDYGYNSRPEHIREVLDNSLRFLGVEHVDVLYQHRVDPDVPIEDVAGTVKELIEAGKVGHFGLSEAGPATIRRAHAVQPVAMLQTEYSIFERDVEALFPVLRELGIGFVPYAPLGRGFLTGTAKPADQYDKSDMRSFDPRWQPGAFEKNVEAVRQLEALANERGAKVSQLALAWLLAQGDDIVPIPGTRSIARLEENVGAVHLKLSDDDLRRIEEILPSGGFGARYPDAVMPDWT, from the coding sequence ATGGTCGACCGCCGTCAAGCGAACATCCTTCCCGCCCGCAATCTGGGCCGGAATGGCCCGACGGTTTCCGCCATAGGCTACGGTGCCATGGGCATTACCGAGTATTATGGATCGGACACCACGAACGACGCCGTCAAAACAATCCGGCATGCGCACGAGATCGGCGTCACGTTCTTCGATACTGCCGAGCTGTATGGCTGGGGCCACAACGAACGCGTCGTCGGTGAGGCGCTGGCCCCCGTACGCGACGACGTCGTGATCGCGACCAAATTCGGCTGGACCCGCGACTATGGCTACAACAGCCGACCGGAGCACATCCGCGAGGTTCTCGACAATAGCCTGCGGTTCCTCGGTGTGGAGCATGTGGATGTCCTCTACCAGCACCGCGTCGATCCAGATGTCCCGATCGAGGATGTAGCGGGGACGGTGAAGGAACTCATCGAGGCGGGCAAGGTCGGTCATTTCGGCCTCAGCGAAGCAGGGCCGGCGACGATCCGCCGTGCCCATGCGGTCCAGCCGGTGGCGATGCTGCAGACCGAATACTCGATCTTCGAGCGCGATGTAGAAGCGTTGTTTCCCGTTCTGAGGGAGCTCGGCATCGGCTTCGTGCCGTACGCGCCGCTCGGCCGAGGCTTTCTGACCGGGACGGCCAAGCCGGCGGACCAGTACGACAAGAGCGACATGCGCAGCTTCGATCCGCGCTGGCAGCCTGGCGCGTTTGAGAAAAACGTGGAAGCGGTACGACAACTCGAGGCCCTCGCCAACGAGCGCGGTGCGAAGGTCTCGCAACTCGCCCTGGCCTGGCTGCTGGCGCAGGGTGACGACATCGTTCCCATTCCCGGCACTCGCAGCATCGCGCGCCTTGAAGAGAATGTCGGCGCTGTGCATCTCAAGCTTTCGGACGACGACCTCCGACGGATCGAAGAGATCCTTCCGTCCGGCGGATTCGGTGCCCGCTATCCAGATGCGGTGATGCCGGACTGGACGTGA
- a CDS encoding TetR family transcriptional regulator: MFDEKGFDGVTVDEIAAASGISRRSFFRYFPTKEDVVVAGHAAFGERIIDVVKARPQDEDVWTSLRRGYDVLSDNVERDPEGAARTMRVVNSTASLRAHTLEKHISWAAGLSPEVARRLGAANACRLEADALVHASFACLDVALAHFAIDQDASLSEKLDAAFQALRPDHMR, translated from the coding sequence TTGTTCGACGAGAAGGGGTTCGACGGTGTGACGGTCGACGAGATCGCGGCTGCGTCCGGGATCTCGCGGCGAAGCTTCTTCCGCTATTTCCCCACCAAGGAGGACGTTGTGGTCGCGGGGCACGCCGCGTTCGGGGAGAGGATCATCGATGTGGTGAAGGCCCGCCCGCAGGACGAAGACGTCTGGACCTCGCTCCGGCGCGGCTACGATGTCTTGTCAGACAATGTCGAGCGCGACCCCGAAGGGGCGGCCAGGACGATGCGCGTGGTCAACAGCACGGCAAGCCTGCGCGCCCACACCTTGGAAAAGCATATTTCCTGGGCGGCCGGCCTGTCGCCTGAAGTCGCGCGGCGTCTCGGAGCCGCGAATGCCTGTCGACTGGAAGCGGACGCACTGGTTCATGCATCATTCGCCTGCCTCGACGTCGCGCTCGCGCATTTCGCGATCGATCAAGACGCGTCCCTCAGCGAGAAACTCGACGCCGCTTTTCAAGCGCTCCGCCCGGATCATATGCGCTGA
- a CDS encoding DMT family transporter produces MSSRLPPALIGPLLALLAFALFATHDVLVKAVGATYSSFQIIFFSVLLGFPLTTVMLMRDRTSGTLRPVHPWWIFLRTIAGVSALMGAFYAFSNLPLAQVYALIFASPLLVTVLSIPILGEKVGPHRWGAVVAGLVGVMVVLRPWNVDALTLGHGAALVTAIGSATASVIVRKIGREERGVVLLLYPMMANFVLAGALMPVVYIPMEAIDLGMIALVALLAFAGGLIMIAAYRMGEAAVVAPMQYSQIIWAAIFGAVFFDEVPDFMTWLGAGIIICSGLYIVLRESLGSSRTSPVGAYRSRMENVAFPRIPALLRLQANRMPPGYEALAKRGPKQ; encoded by the coding sequence ATGTCGAGCCGTCTTCCTCCCGCCCTGATCGGTCCGCTGCTGGCGCTGCTGGCCTTCGCGCTTTTCGCCACGCACGACGTGCTGGTGAAAGCGGTGGGCGCGACCTATTCCTCGTTCCAGATCATCTTCTTCAGCGTCCTGCTGGGATTTCCGCTGACGACCGTGATGCTGATGCGCGACCGGACCTCCGGAACGCTCAGACCGGTCCACCCGTGGTGGATCTTCCTCAGAACGATCGCAGGCGTCTCGGCGCTCATGGGGGCGTTCTACGCCTTTTCGAACCTTCCGCTCGCCCAAGTCTATGCGCTGATCTTCGCCTCTCCGCTGCTCGTCACGGTGCTGTCGATTCCGATCTTGGGCGAGAAGGTCGGGCCGCATCGCTGGGGCGCGGTCGTTGCGGGGCTCGTGGGTGTGATGGTGGTGCTGAGACCCTGGAACGTCGACGCGTTGACCTTGGGCCACGGAGCCGCGCTTGTCACCGCGATCGGCAGCGCCACGGCCTCGGTCATCGTGCGCAAGATCGGCCGCGAGGAGCGGGGGGTGGTCCTGCTACTCTATCCGATGATGGCGAATTTCGTGCTGGCGGGTGCATTGATGCCCGTCGTCTACATCCCGATGGAGGCGATCGATCTGGGAATGATTGCCCTCGTCGCGCTGCTGGCCTTTGCCGGCGGCCTCATCATGATCGCGGCCTACCGCATGGGCGAGGCGGCCGTGGTCGCCCCGATGCAGTATTCTCAGATCATCTGGGCCGCGATCTTCGGCGCGGTTTTCTTTGACGAGGTACCGGACTTTATGACGTGGCTCGGGGCCGGGATCATCATCTGCTCGGGGCTCTATATCGTCCTGCGCGAAAGCCTGGGTAGCTCCCGCACCAGTCCCGTCGGTGCCTATCGCTCGCGGATGGAGAACGTGGCCTTTCCCCGTATCCCCGCCCTCCTGAGGCTGCAGGCCAATCGCATGCCGCCGGGCTACGAAGCCCTTGCAAAGCGCGGCCCGAAGCAATAG
- a CDS encoding DUF421 domain-containing protein, producing the protein MDVVNILLRAVIVVAVIVALIRLNGLRSFSKMSGFDFAITIAVGSVLASAAMSSDWPGFWRSTGALVALFLVQGAISRVRAHFGPFQQVIDNSPLMLMRDGEILEENLSRGNISRDDLMGKLREANALRLKDVRAVILENTGDVSVLHGQGDVDDALLDGVRR; encoded by the coding sequence ATGGACGTCGTCAACATCTTGCTGCGGGCGGTCATCGTCGTCGCGGTCATCGTCGCGCTGATCCGGCTCAACGGCTTGCGCAGTTTTTCCAAGATGTCGGGTTTCGACTTTGCCATCACGATCGCCGTCGGATCGGTGCTGGCAAGTGCGGCGATGTCCTCGGACTGGCCGGGCTTCTGGCGCTCGACGGGCGCGCTCGTCGCGCTTTTTCTGGTGCAAGGCGCGATCTCGCGTGTCCGCGCGCATTTCGGACCCTTCCAGCAGGTGATCGACAATTCGCCACTCATGCTCATGCGCGACGGCGAGATCCTCGAGGAAAACCTCTCTCGCGGGAATATCAGTCGCGACGATCTGATGGGAAAGCTGCGCGAGGCGAACGCCTTGCGCTTGAAGGACGTTCGCGCCGTCATCCTCGAGAATACCGGCGATGTAAGCGTCCTGCACGGGCAGGGCGACGTGGACGACGCCCTGCTCGATGGCGTGCGGCGCTAG
- the leuB gene encoding 3-isopropylmalate dehydrogenase translates to MPNPSILILPGDGIGPEVMAEVRKVIDWFGANRDVNFDVIEDLVGGISYDTHGTPLTDAAMEQAQKVDAVLLGAVGGPKYDKLDFAMKPERGLLRLRKEMDLFANLRPAQCFDALADFSSLKRDVVAGLDIVIVRELTSGVYFGEPRGIMEEGNERVGINTQRYTESEIDRVARSAFELAMRRNRKLCSMEKSNVMESGVLWREVVTEVAKDYPEVELTHMLADNGAMQLVRKPKQFDVIVTDNLFGDMLSDAAAMLTGSLGMLPSASLGAPMENGRPKALYEPVHGSAPDIAGQGKANPIACILSFAMALRYSFDRGDDALALEGAVEAVLAQGVRTADLLGEEGREPVSTSEMGDAIIAALGTA, encoded by the coding sequence ATGCCCAACCCATCCATCCTGATCCTGCCCGGCGACGGGATCGGCCCCGAAGTCATGGCCGAGGTACGCAAGGTCATCGACTGGTTCGGAGCCAATCGCGACGTCAATTTCGACGTGATCGAGGATCTGGTGGGCGGCATTTCGTACGACACGCACGGAACGCCACTGACCGATGCCGCCATGGAGCAGGCGCAGAAGGTCGACGCGGTGCTGCTGGGGGCCGTGGGCGGCCCGAAGTACGACAAGCTCGACTTCGCGATGAAGCCCGAGCGCGGCCTCCTGCGACTGCGCAAGGAGATGGACCTCTTCGCGAACCTCAGGCCCGCGCAATGCTTCGACGCGCTCGCCGATTTCTCGTCGCTGAAGCGCGATGTGGTCGCGGGCCTCGACATCGTCATCGTGCGCGAACTGACGAGCGGCGTCTATTTCGGCGAGCCGCGCGGCATCATGGAGGAAGGCAACGAGCGCGTGGGCATCAACACGCAGCGCTATACCGAATCCGAGATCGACCGCGTCGCGCGCAGCGCCTTCGAACTTGCCATGCGGCGCAACCGCAAGCTCTGCTCGATGGAAAAATCGAACGTCATGGAATCGGGCGTCCTCTGGCGCGAGGTCGTGACCGAGGTCGCCAAGGATTACCCCGAGGTCGAGCTCACGCACATGCTCGCCGACAACGGTGCGATGCAATTGGTCCGCAAGCCCAAGCAGTTCGACGTCATCGTGACCGACAACCTCTTCGGGGACATGCTGTCGGATGCGGCCGCGATGCTGACCGGAAGCCTCGGCATGCTGCCCTCCGCCTCGCTCGGCGCTCCGATGGAGAACGGACGGCCCAAGGCGCTCTACGAACCGGTCCACGGATCGGCCCCCGACATCGCGGGTCAGGGCAAGGCGAACCCGATCGCCTGCATCCTGAGCTTCGCGATGGCGCTGCGCTATTCCTTCGACCGGGGCGACGATGCGCTCGCGCTCGAAGGAGCGGTCGAGGCGGTCCTGGCGCAGGGCGTGCGAACCGCCGATCTTCTGGGCGAAGAGGGCCGCGAGCCGGTCTCGACCTCGGAAATGGGCGACGCGATCATCGCCGCCCTCGGCACGGCCTAG
- a CDS encoding endonuclease/exonuclease/phosphatase family protein, which yields MALLPVSAVEAQDLRIATFNTGLSSRGPGLMLRDILEPSERVGIVTRIVAETAPDILVLQDVDWDAGGTGLAALAEAIVEDGGPDYPHSFAARPNAGLLTDLDMDGDGRTRGPRDAQGYGNFTGDGGMAVLSRYPLGEVRDLSDLPWADLPGSIPPDPPFPTVEAHTARRLSSVAHWIVPVEIDGRTLDLMTWSATPPIFDGPEDLNGRRNRDETAIWSRLLDGEMGDVPEPPFVILGNANLDPEDGEGIRDALDALLSEPRLRDPLPRSAGGAAEADPDHQGDPALDTAAFDGPGNLRLSYVLPSRDIAVRDAGVFWPAPDAQFAPDENWPAHRLVWVDVTLAR from the coding sequence GTGGCACTTCTGCCGGTCTCGGCCGTGGAAGCGCAGGATCTCAGGATCGCGACCTTCAACACCGGACTTTCCTCCCGTGGGCCGGGCCTCATGCTGCGTGACATACTTGAGCCGTCCGAGCGGGTGGGAATCGTCACCCGCATCGTGGCCGAGACCGCGCCTGACATCCTCGTCCTGCAGGATGTCGACTGGGATGCGGGCGGCACCGGCCTCGCCGCACTTGCAGAGGCGATCGTCGAAGATGGCGGGCCGGACTATCCCCACAGCTTTGCCGCGCGTCCGAATGCGGGTCTGCTAACCGATCTGGACATGGATGGGGACGGGCGCACGCGCGGGCCGCGCGACGCGCAAGGTTACGGCAATTTCACGGGCGATGGCGGGATGGCGGTACTCTCTCGCTACCCGCTGGGCGAGGTGCGGGACCTGTCGGACCTGCCCTGGGCCGATCTGCCGGGGTCCATTCCACCGGATCCGCCATTCCCCACGGTCGAGGCGCACACGGCACGCAGGCTCTCCTCCGTCGCCCACTGGATCGTGCCGGTCGAGATCGACGGCCGGACGCTCGACCTCATGACATGGAGCGCGACACCGCCGATCTTCGATGGCCCCGAGGATCTGAACGGCCGGCGAAACCGGGACGAGACGGCGATCTGGTCGCGACTTCTCGACGGCGAAATGGGCGATGTGCCCGAGCCGCCCTTCGTCATACTCGGCAACGCCAATCTCGACCCCGAGGACGGCGAGGGGATCCGCGACGCGCTGGACGCGCTTCTGTCCGAGCCGCGCCTGCGGGACCCCCTTCCCCGGAGCGCGGGCGGCGCGGCAGAGGCGGATCCCGACCATCAAGGCGATCCCGCGCTGGACACGGCGGCCTTCGACGGACCCGGCAATCTGCGCCTGAGCTATGTCCTGCCGTCACGTGACATCGCGGTACGTGATGCCGGCGTCTTCTGGCCCGCGCCGGATGCCCAGTTCGCGCCGGACGAAAACTGGCCCGCGCACCGGCTGGTCTGGGTGGACGTGACGCTCGCCCGCTGA
- the leuD gene encoding 3-isopropylmalate dehydratase small subunit, with amino-acid sequence MDKFEKLTGVAAPLPLINIDTDMIIPKQFLKTIKRSGLGVNLFDEMRYNDDGSENENFVLNKPAYREAEILVAGENFGCGSSREHAPWAIKDFGIRCVIAPSFADIFFNNCFKNGILPIPLPQEQVDVLMADAEKGANARMEIDLENQTITTSEGETIRFEIDPFRKHCLLEGLDDIGLTLEKAAAIDTFEASVGQSRPWV; translated from the coding sequence ATGGACAAGTTCGAGAAATTGACCGGTGTCGCGGCTCCCCTGCCGCTCATCAACATCGACACAGACATGATCATCCCCAAGCAGTTCCTGAAGACCATCAAGCGGTCGGGGCTCGGGGTGAACCTCTTCGATGAGATGCGCTACAACGACGACGGGTCGGAGAACGAGAACTTCGTGCTCAACAAGCCCGCCTATCGTGAGGCCGAAATCCTGGTCGCGGGCGAGAATTTCGGCTGCGGATCCTCGCGGGAGCATGCGCCATGGGCCATCAAGGATTTCGGGATCCGCTGCGTGATCGCGCCGTCCTTCGCGGACATCTTCTTCAACAACTGCTTCAAGAACGGCATCCTGCCGATTCCGTTGCCGCAGGAGCAGGTCGACGTTCTGATGGCCGATGCCGAGAAGGGCGCCAATGCGCGGATGGAGATCGATCTGGAAAACCAGACGATCACAACCTCCGAGGGCGAGACGATCCGCTTCGAGATCGATCCGTTCCGAAAGCATTGCCTGCTTGAAGGGCTCGACGATATCGGACTGACCCTGGAGAAGGCCGCCGCGATCGACACGTTCGAAGCATCGGTCGGGCAATCGCGCCCCTGGGTGTGA
- the leuC gene encoding 3-isopropylmalate dehydratase large subunit produces the protein MSPKTLYDKIWDAHLVHEDKDGTSLLYIDRHLVHEVTSPQAFEGLRLSGRKVRAPEKTIAVPDHNVPTTPDRANGIENEESRIQVEALDANARETGINYYPVSDVRQGIVHIIGPEQGWTLPGMTVVCGDSHTATHGAFGALAHGIGTSEVEHVLATQTLIQSKSKNMKVEITGKLAPGVTAKDITLSVIGKTGTAGGTGYVIEYCGEAIRSLSMEGRMTVCNMAIEGGARAGLIAPDETTFDYVKGRPHAPKGAQWEAALSWWKTLKSDDDAHWDKVVTLKGEEIAPVVTWGTSPEDTLPITAEVPNPESFSGGKVAAARRALEYMGLEAGTKLSEIPIDTVFIGSCTNGRIEDLRAAAEILKGNKIKDGLRAMVVPGSGLVRAQAEEEGLAQIFMDAGFEWRMAGCSMCLAMNPDQLAPGERCAATSNRNFEGRQGRGGRTHLMSPAMAAAAAITGRLTDVRELMQSEPQPA, from the coding sequence ATGTCCCCCAAGACGCTCTACGACAAGATCTGGGACGCACATCTGGTCCACGAGGACAAGGATGGCACCAGCCTTCTCTATATCGACCGCCACCTTGTCCATGAGGTGACGAGCCCGCAGGCCTTCGAGGGGCTGCGCCTGTCGGGCCGCAAGGTCCGCGCGCCCGAGAAGACCATCGCCGTGCCCGACCACAACGTGCCCACGACGCCCGACCGCGCGAACGGGATCGAGAACGAGGAATCGCGCATCCAGGTCGAGGCGCTCGACGCGAATGCGCGCGAGACCGGGATCAACTACTATCCCGTCAGCGACGTGCGGCAGGGCATCGTGCACATCATCGGCCCCGAGCAGGGCTGGACCCTGCCCGGCATGACGGTCGTCTGCGGCGACAGCCATACGGCGACGCACGGTGCCTTCGGCGCGCTTGCCCACGGCATCGGCACGTCCGAGGTCGAGCACGTGCTCGCCACGCAGACGCTGATCCAGTCGAAATCGAAGAACATGAAGGTCGAGATCACCGGGAAACTCGCCCCCGGCGTCACGGCCAAGGACATCACGCTGTCGGTCATCGGCAAGACCGGCACCGCGGGCGGCACCGGCTACGTCATCGAGTATTGCGGCGAGGCGATCCGCTCGCTCAGCATGGAAGGCCGCATGACGGTCTGCAACATGGCGATCGAGGGCGGCGCGCGCGCGGGCCTCATCGCGCCCGACGAGACGACCTTCGACTACGTGAAGGGTCGCCCCCACGCGCCGAAGGGCGCACAATGGGAGGCTGCGCTTTCGTGGTGGAAGACCCTCAAATCCGATGACGACGCCCATTGGGACAAGGTCGTGACGCTGAAGGGCGAAGAGATCGCGCCGGTCGTGACATGGGGCACCTCGCCCGAGGACACGCTGCCGATCACCGCCGAGGTTCCCAACCCCGAGAGCTTTTCGGGCGGCAAGGTTGCGGCCGCGCGGCGCGCGCTCGAATACATGGGCCTCGAGGCCGGTACGAAGCTCAGCGAGATCCCGATCGACACCGTCTTCATCGGCTCCTGCACCAATGGCCGGATCGAGGATCTGCGGGCAGCGGCCGAGATCCTGAAGGGCAACAAGATCAAGGACGGCCTGCGCGCCATGGTCGTGCCGGGATCGGGTCTCGTTCGCGCCCAGGCGGAGGAAGAGGGCCTTGCGCAGATATTCATGGATGCGGGCTTCGAATGGCGGATGGCCGGCTGTTCGATGTGTCTTGCCATGAATCCCGACCAGCTCGCCCCGGGCGAGCGTTGCGCGGCCACCTCGAACCGCAATTTCGAGGGCCGCCAGGGACGCGGCGGCCGCACGCATCTCATGTCGCCCGCCATGGCGGCGGCGGCGGCGATCACGGGCAGGCTGACGGATGTGCGCGAGCTCATGCAGTCCGAGCCGCAGCCGGCTTGA